One region of Rhodocaloribacter litoris genomic DNA includes:
- a CDS encoding tetratricopeptide repeat protein, translating into MKRVSPFSCLPLLCLLVACGTSPGERSPASSSAVPAFLNHAPEAAYVGKEVCGTCHPDKYETFVRSQMGRSFKPATLQNSAADFENARPVYDPHNDLYYRPFHRGDSLYIMEYRLAGRDTVHKRIEKIDYIIGSGQHTNSHIMEVNGYLYQMPLTWYAQDGKWDLPPKFAGGNNARFSRPIPVQCMTCHNAMPGFVEGSENRFSHVPDGIDCERCHGPGSVHVEAMRAGRAVDVTREIDRTIVNPAKLPVERQFDVCQRCHMQGAAVWKQSPMAFRPGMRLADFENVFWPRFADSTHQFIMASHPDRLKMSECFIQTQRQPDPDRGSLTCITCHDPHVPIETMEADHYNQVCQSCHTAPKAATCSEDAAVRARAADNCAGCHMPVSGSIDIPHVRITDHFIRAVRQDEVEILSAEEDLDRRRLVRMAGLIDPAPPPEEVAEGFLTYYEEITNHPGFPDSAAAYLEKALRTKSPRELAGPLIRAWFWQKRFDEIKRLGPTLRPGDVDDAWTWYRIGEAFLSTGQPDAAVTYFERAVDRAPEHLRFLNKLGVAYSQAGRLSEALATFDAVLRANPKFEEAYNNRGFTRVLQGDATGAEADFKAALALDPDAVMPLANLASLYYNLGRKAEARPYVQRLIELDPRNADYHRFLRLLDSP; encoded by the coding sequence ATGAAACGCGTCTCGCCTTTTTCGTGCCTGCCGCTGCTGTGTCTGCTGGTCGCCTGTGGCACGTCCCCGGGCGAGCGTTCCCCGGCTTCCTCCTCCGCCGTACCCGCCTTTCTCAACCACGCGCCCGAGGCCGCCTATGTGGGCAAGGAAGTCTGCGGCACGTGCCACCCGGACAAGTACGAGACGTTCGTCCGCTCCCAGATGGGCCGTTCCTTCAAGCCGGCCACGCTCCAGAACAGCGCCGCCGACTTCGAGAACGCCCGCCCGGTCTACGATCCCCACAACGACCTCTACTACCGGCCCTTCCACCGGGGGGACTCGCTCTACATCATGGAGTACCGGCTGGCCGGGCGGGACACGGTCCACAAGCGCATCGAAAAGATCGACTACATCATCGGGTCCGGGCAGCACACGAACTCCCATATCATGGAGGTCAATGGCTACCTCTACCAGATGCCGCTGACGTGGTACGCGCAGGACGGCAAGTGGGACCTGCCGCCCAAGTTCGCCGGGGGGAACAACGCCCGCTTCTCCCGCCCGATCCCCGTACAGTGCATGACGTGCCACAACGCCATGCCCGGCTTCGTGGAGGGCTCCGAGAACCGGTTCTCGCACGTGCCCGACGGGATCGACTGTGAGCGGTGCCACGGCCCGGGTTCGGTGCATGTGGAGGCCATGCGGGCCGGCCGGGCCGTCGACGTGACGCGGGAGATCGACCGCACCATCGTCAACCCGGCCAAGCTGCCCGTCGAGCGGCAGTTCGACGTGTGCCAGCGCTGCCACATGCAGGGCGCCGCCGTCTGGAAGCAGTCGCCGATGGCCTTCCGTCCCGGCATGCGCCTGGCCGACTTCGAGAACGTCTTCTGGCCCCGCTTCGCCGACAGCACGCACCAGTTCATCATGGCCTCCCACCCGGACCGGCTCAAGATGAGCGAATGCTTCATCCAGACGCAACGCCAGCCCGATCCCGACCGCGGCAGCCTGACGTGCATCACCTGCCACGACCCGCACGTGCCCATCGAGACGATGGAGGCCGACCACTACAACCAGGTGTGCCAGTCGTGCCACACGGCTCCGAAGGCGGCCACCTGCTCCGAGGACGCGGCCGTGCGGGCCCGGGCCGCCGACAACTGCGCCGGCTGCCACATGCCCGTCTCGGGCTCCATCGACATCCCGCACGTGCGGATCACGGACCACTTCATCCGTGCGGTGCGGCAGGACGAGGTCGAGATCCTCTCAGCGGAAGAAGACCTCGACCGGCGGCGGCTCGTCCGGATGGCGGGCCTCATCGACCCCGCACCGCCGCCGGAAGAGGTGGCCGAGGGGTTTCTGACCTATTATGAGGAGATCACGAACCACCCCGGCTTTCCGGACTCGGCGGCGGCCTATCTGGAGAAGGCATTGCGCACGAAATCGCCCCGCGAGCTGGCCGGTCCGCTGATCCGGGCGTGGTTCTGGCAGAAAAGGTTCGACGAGATCAAGCGCCTCGGGCCGACGCTCCGGCCCGGCGACGTGGACGATGCCTGGACGTGGTACCGCATCGGGGAGGCTTTCCTCTCCACCGGGCAGCCGGACGCCGCGGTGACCTACTTCGAGCGGGCCGTGGACCGGGCCCCCGAGCACCTGCGCTTTCTCAACAAGCTCGGCGTCGCCTACAGCCAGGCGGGCCGGCTCAGCGAGGCCCTCGCCACGTTCGACGCCGTCCTGCGGGCCAACCCGAAGTTCGAGGAGGCCTACAACAACCGGGGGTTCACCCGGGTGCTTCAGGGCGACGCCACCGGTGCCGAGGCCGACTTCAAGGCCGCCCTCGCCCTCGACCCCGACGCCGTGATGCCGCTGGCGAACCTGGCCTCACTCTACTACAACCTGGGACGGAAGGCGGAAGCACGGCCGTACGTGCAACGCCTGATCGAGCTCGATCCGCGCAATGCCGATTACCACCGGTTCCTGCGCCTGCTCGATTCGCCATGA
- a CDS encoding NAD(P)/FAD-dependent oxidoreductase produces MNRTDPRPRVVIVGAGFGGLTLARRLRKAPVELLLIDRHNYHTFQPLLYQVATAGLEPEEIAHAVRGIFQRQHNFHFLLGTVTGVDLAARRVRLADGTAIGYDYLVLAAGASTNYFGTEGAETHAFPLKSLPDAVALRCHIIRQFEAADRDPALIDAGGLTFVVVGGGPTGVETAGALVELFELVFSKDYPHLPVEKARVVLVEATDHLLGGFHPDSQAHARRTLERRGVEVRTGDPVVRVTAEAVHLRSGDVIPTRTLIWAAGVRASPLADRLGLEQTGGGRLVVEPDLSVPGHPEVFVLGDLAGSRDEDGNLHPQLAPVALQGARHVARQIRRRLAGVPGEPFRYRDKGIMATIGRNAAVAELGFGLRTRGFLAWVMWLFLHLVMLIGFRNRLNVLVNWAWNYLTYDRSARLILDLPVSREAVARHDAAPGPDLLTGKTVSETDLSARRV; encoded by the coding sequence ATGAACCGTACCGATCCCAGGCCGCGCGTCGTGATCGTCGGGGCGGGCTTCGGCGGGCTGACGCTGGCCCGGCGCCTGCGGAAGGCCCCGGTGGAGCTCCTGCTCATCGACCGGCACAACTACCATACCTTCCAGCCGCTCCTCTATCAGGTGGCCACCGCCGGGCTCGAACCCGAGGAGATCGCCCATGCCGTGCGCGGCATCTTCCAGCGACAGCACAACTTCCACTTTCTGCTGGGCACGGTGACCGGGGTGGATCTGGCGGCCCGCCGCGTCCGCCTGGCCGACGGCACCGCGATCGGGTACGACTACCTGGTGCTGGCCGCCGGGGCCTCGACCAACTACTTCGGCACCGAGGGCGCCGAAACACACGCCTTCCCGCTCAAGAGCCTGCCCGACGCCGTCGCCCTCCGGTGTCACATCATCCGGCAGTTCGAGGCCGCCGACCGCGACCCCGCGCTGATCGACGCGGGGGGGTTGACGTTCGTCGTCGTCGGCGGCGGCCCGACGGGCGTCGAGACGGCGGGGGCGCTGGTGGAGCTGTTCGAGCTGGTCTTTTCGAAGGACTATCCCCACCTCCCGGTGGAGAAGGCCCGGGTGGTGCTCGTCGAGGCGACGGACCACCTGCTCGGCGGCTTCCATCCCGACTCGCAGGCGCATGCACGGCGGACGCTCGAACGGCGGGGCGTGGAGGTCCGCACGGGGGACCCGGTCGTCCGTGTGACGGCGGAGGCCGTGCACCTGCGCAGCGGCGACGTGATCCCGACGCGCACGCTCATCTGGGCGGCCGGCGTCCGGGCCAGTCCGCTGGCCGACCGGCTCGGCCTCGAGCAGACCGGCGGTGGTCGCCTGGTTGTCGAACCCGACCTGAGCGTGCCCGGTCATCCGGAGGTGTTTGTCCTCGGCGACCTGGCCGGGAGCCGGGACGAAGACGGCAACCTGCACCCGCAGCTGGCCCCGGTGGCCCTGCAGGGTGCCCGGCACGTCGCCCGGCAGATCCGGCGACGCCTGGCCGGAGTCCCGGGCGAGCCGTTCCGCTACCGCGACAAGGGCATCATGGCCACCATCGGCCGTAATGCCGCCGTGGCCGAGCTCGGCTTCGGCCTGCGCACACGCGGTTTCCTGGCCTGGGTGATGTGGCTTTTCCTCCACCTGGTCATGCTCATCGGCTTCCGCAACCGGCTCAACGTGCTCGTCAACTGGGCGTGGAACTACCTCACCTACGATCGCAGCGCCCGCCTCATCCTGGACCTGCCGGTTTCCCGTGAAGCCGTCGCCCGCCACGACGCGGCACCGGGACCGGATCTTCTCACCGGCAAGACCGTTTCCGAAACCGACTTGTCCGCCCGCCGTGTCTGA
- a CDS encoding Nramp family divalent metal transporter yields the protein MRLGTSSLVVAAFVGPGTVLTCASAGLRFGYALGWVLLFSVASVFVLQSLTAGTGILARKGLGEALREVAVTPWRRGVLFGLVVLGLWAGCAAFEAGNLAGAAAGVQTVLGSGVEHRWVVAGMAGVAALLLTLRLQALTRILTALVALMGFLFVATLFIAPVDWPAVLDGLLTPRVPEGSLVTVVALIGTTIVTYNLFLHASATKAYWRDEVPVRAWRRELVGMAVFLPVGGLISFAILAAGATLHGQGAEPATVPAFAVLLEPVAGPAARYLFGLGLFAAGITSAVTAPLAAASGIRELFGWRDPDSGGRGDAPGFRLVWASVVLTGLVFGLAGLSPLTIIVAAQAANGLLLPLIAAFVLYLAFRQRTLALPRWYLAAGGIVMLVCAVLGARTLAWVWTHL from the coding sequence ATGCGACTCGGCACTTCCTCGCTCGTGGTGGCGGCCTTCGTGGGGCCGGGGACCGTGCTCACGTGCGCGTCGGCAGGGCTTCGTTTCGGCTACGCGCTCGGGTGGGTGTTGCTGTTCTCGGTCGCCTCGGTCTTTGTGCTGCAATCGCTCACGGCAGGGACGGGCATCCTGGCACGGAAGGGGCTGGGGGAGGCGCTTCGGGAAGTGGCCGTGACACCATGGCGACGGGGGGTGCTCTTCGGCCTGGTTGTGCTCGGCCTCTGGGCCGGGTGTGCGGCCTTCGAGGCGGGCAACCTGGCGGGAGCGGCCGCAGGTGTGCAGACGGTCCTGGGGTCCGGTGTGGAGCATCGGTGGGTGGTGGCGGGGATGGCCGGGGTGGCGGCGCTGTTGCTGACGCTCCGGCTCCAGGCACTCACCCGGATCCTGACGGCTCTGGTGGCCCTGATGGGTTTCCTCTTCGTGGCCACCCTGTTCATCGCGCCGGTGGACTGGCCCGCGGTGCTGGACGGGCTTCTCACACCCCGTGTGCCGGAAGGGAGCCTGGTCACGGTCGTTGCGCTCATCGGCACCACCATCGTCACGTACAACCTGTTTCTTCATGCCTCGGCCACGAAGGCTTACTGGAGGGACGAGGTGCCGGTGCGTGCATGGCGGCGCGAGCTGGTGGGGATGGCCGTCTTTCTTCCGGTCGGCGGGTTGATCTCCTTCGCCATCCTGGCGGCGGGAGCCACGTTGCACGGGCAGGGGGCCGAGCCGGCGACGGTACCGGCCTTTGCCGTGCTGCTCGAACCGGTGGCGGGTCCGGCGGCCCGCTATCTCTTCGGCCTCGGGCTCTTCGCGGCCGGCATCACCTCGGCCGTGACGGCACCGCTGGCGGCGGCCTCCGGCATCCGCGAGCTCTTCGGCTGGCGCGACCCCGACAGCGGGGGTCGGGGCGATGCGCCGGGCTTCCGGCTGGTGTGGGCTTCGGTGGTGCTGACGGGGCTCGTCTTCGGTCTGGCCGGCCTCTCACCGCTGACGATCATCGTCGCGGCCCAGGCGGCCAACGGGTTGCTGTTGCCCCTCATCGCCGCGTTCGTGCTCTACCTTGCCTTTCGCCAGCGTACCCTTGCCCTGCCCCGGTGGTATCTGGCCGCCGGCGGCATCGTCATGCTCGTCTGTGCCGTGCTCGGCGCCCGCACCCTGGCCTGGGTATGGACCCACCTCTGA
- a CDS encoding alpha/beta fold hydrolase produces the protein MQRMLPFSSMNACRMLPALLLAIAGPVSLAAQPADPPANGLFEVTVTGEGPPLIFLPGLASGGDVWDSTVAHYRNRYRCHVLTLAGFAGVSPVDRTPFLPAVRDALIEYIRRNHLEKPVLVGHSLGGFLALWVAATEPDLAGALIILDALPFLAATRQPDATPETVRPLAEQMRAMLAAQTPEQFRAYQAQVLPTMITAPDNVAEVLESVARSDPKTVAQAFYELYTTDLREDLARITAPVLVIGTWTGYRPYLTREQVQERFRAQYARLPNGRIVLSETARHFVMYDDPDGMLAEMDAFLSNLASP, from the coding sequence ATGCAACGCATGCTTCCCTTTTCGTCGATGAACGCCTGCCGGATGCTTCCGGCGCTCCTTCTGGCGATCGCCGGACCGGTCTCCCTGGCGGCCCAGCCCGCCGACCCACCGGCCAACGGGCTCTTCGAAGTCACCGTGACGGGGGAGGGCCCGCCCCTGATCTTCCTCCCCGGCCTTGCCAGCGGCGGCGACGTCTGGGACAGCACGGTGGCCCACTATCGCAACCGGTATCGCTGTCATGTGCTCACCCTGGCTGGCTTTGCCGGGGTGTCCCCCGTCGACCGGACCCCTTTCCTGCCGGCCGTCCGGGATGCCCTGATCGAATACATACGCCGCAACCACCTCGAGAAGCCGGTGCTGGTAGGCCACAGCCTGGGAGGTTTTCTGGCGCTCTGGGTGGCCGCCACCGAGCCGGACCTTGCCGGGGCACTTATCATCCTGGACGCCCTGCCCTTCCTGGCCGCGACCCGGCAGCCGGACGCCACCCCGGAGACGGTCCGGCCCCTGGCCGAGCAGATGCGGGCCATGCTCGCCGCCCAGACCCCGGAACAGTTCCGGGCCTACCAGGCCCAGGTCCTCCCGACGATGATCACCGCCCCCGACAACGTGGCCGAGGTGCTCGAGTCCGTCGCCCGCTCGGACCCGAAGACCGTGGCACAGGCCTTCTATGAACTGTACACGACGGACCTGCGCGAAGACCTTGCCCGCATCACCGCGCCGGTGCTCGTCATCGGCACGTGGACCGGCTACCGTCCCTACCTCACCCGAGAACAGGTGCAAGAACGCTTCCGGGCGCAATATGCCCGACTTCCGAACGGCCGGATCGTCCTGTCGGAAACAGCCCGCCACTTCGTCATGTACGACGACCCCGACGGCATGCTCGCCGAGATGGATGCCTTCCTCTCGAACCTCGCCTCCCCCTGA
- a CDS encoding sensor histidine kinase, giving the protein MVPKEAFPTPARRRAYWSCQVGGWSCYTAVNIVVAGLFQPPTPAIVLSNVLLGTLGLGLTHAYRSFIRRRRWLQRPLPQVVPRVLLASLALAAVLTATMGGIAALASGPATPAGFRTGIAFVMLFNLSATMLLWSLVYIGLHYFWSYREAEVARWRLAAVLKELELETLRTQLNPHFLFNSLNSVRALIAEDPVRAQEVVTRLAGLLRYTLQAGARTTVSLEEELHVVRSYLALEAVRLEARLRYTIEVEAAAWPVPVPPLLVQTLVENGIKHGVARRPGGGCLRITARRDGERLSLRVENTGHLDAGATAGVGLRNTRERLRLLYGEAATLRLAPGGPEVVVAEVALPATIPATQPAAGP; this is encoded by the coding sequence ATGGTCCCGAAAGAAGCGTTTCCCACGCCCGCTCGTCGCCGAGCCTACTGGAGCTGCCAGGTGGGCGGGTGGAGTTGCTACACGGCCGTCAACATCGTGGTCGCCGGGCTGTTTCAACCCCCGACGCCGGCAATCGTCCTGTCGAACGTGTTACTGGGGACGCTGGGGCTCGGCCTGACACACGCCTATCGCAGTTTTATACGCCGGCGCAGATGGCTGCAGCGGCCGCTGCCCCAGGTGGTCCCGCGCGTGCTCCTGGCCAGCCTCGCACTCGCCGCCGTGCTGACGGCCACGATGGGAGGGATCGCCGCCCTCGCCTCCGGCCCCGCAACGCCGGCGGGCTTCCGAACGGGGATCGCCTTCGTCATGCTCTTCAACCTGAGCGCGACGATGCTACTCTGGTCGCTCGTCTACATCGGGCTCCACTACTTCTGGAGCTACCGGGAGGCCGAGGTGGCGCGGTGGCGCCTGGCCGCCGTGTTGAAGGAGCTCGAGCTGGAGACGCTCAGGACGCAACTCAACCCGCACTTCCTGTTCAACAGCCTCAACAGCGTGCGGGCGCTCATTGCCGAGGACCCGGTCCGGGCGCAGGAGGTCGTCACGCGGCTGGCGGGGCTGCTCCGCTACACCCTGCAGGCCGGTGCCCGGACCACCGTGTCGCTCGAAGAGGAGCTGCACGTCGTCCGCTCGTACCTGGCGCTCGAGGCGGTCCGCCTGGAAGCGCGTCTGCGCTACACCATCGAGGTCGAGGCGGCGGCATGGCCCGTGCCGGTACCTCCCCTGCTCGTGCAGACCCTCGTCGAGAACGGGATCAAGCACGGCGTGGCCCGGCGGCCCGGCGGCGGTTGCCTGCGCATCACCGCCCGGCGCGACGGCGAACGGCTGTCCCTGCGGGTAGAGAACACCGGCCACCTCGATGCCGGGGCCACCGCGGGCGTCGGGCTGCGCAACACCCGCGAGCGGCTGCGCCTGCTCTACGGTGAGGCAGCCACGCTCCGGCTCGCTCCCGGCGGCCCCGAGGTCGTCGTCGCGGAGGTCGCGCTCCCGGCCACCATCCCCGCAACCCAACCCGCAGCCGGCCCATGA